A window of Rhododendron vialii isolate Sample 1 chromosome 11a, ASM3025357v1 contains these coding sequences:
- the LOC131308340 gene encoding uncharacterized protein LOC131308340: MDLETENRIAAILMKEAAELRRQAEKEGVNVYLRQQNFRGRPNSRFLTATVLGVQQSNRAVEVNEMWRVRQKELELDDRLKGRSRDNSSSDRSNRDSGDSRKHTNDRHSHSETSANVPCSSSRRVIEDCYSREDEGLKDDEIDQFLHSRVKRGRGAVGSRMDEAGPYLPPGPHSKEKQLASPDEERNERWKRRVVLGPEKPSSLKPCDSSEEESLQNKRKKAERVSSSKRHSRKHKSEEKSRDKKKKKREEKRHKHRK; encoded by the exons ATGGATTTGGAGACGGAAAACAGAATAGCTGCTATTCTTATGAAAGAGGCAGCAGAGCTGCGGCGACAAGCTGAGAAGGAGGGTGTAAATGTTTATCTTAGGCAGCAAAATTTTAGGGGTCGGCCAAATTCACGTTTCCTCACAGCGACAGTTCTTGGAGTACAACAGT CAAATCGAGCTGTGGAAGTTAATGAGATGTGGCGTGTCCGTCAGAAAGAACTAGAGCTAGATGATAGGCTTAAAGGGAGATCCAGAGATAACAGCAGCAGTGATAGGAGCAATAGGGACAGCGGCGATTCTCGAAAGCATACAAATGACAGGCATTCTCACAGTGAGACAAGTGCTAATGTTCCTTGTTCATCGAGTAGAAGAGTAATAGAAGATTGCTATTCTAGAGAAGATGAAGGGTTGAAGGATGACGAGATTGATCAATTTTTACActcaag GGTCAAGCGAGGTAGGGGTGCTGTTGGTTCACGGATGGATGAAGCTGGTCCTTACCTTCCCCCTGGCCCAcattcaaaagaaaagcaaTTAGCAAGCCCGgatgaagagagaaatgaaagatgGAAACGTCGTGTTGTTCTTGGTCCAGAGAAGCCTTCTTCGCTGAAGCCTtgtgattcttctgaagaggaGTCTCTTCAGAATAAGCGGAAGAAAGCAGAGAGAGTTAGCTCGAGCAAACGGCACTCAAGGAAGCACAAATCAGAAGAGAAGTCGAgagacaagaagaagaaaaagagggaggAGAAAAGGCACAAGCATCGCAAGTAA
- the LOC131307810 gene encoding probable pectin methylesterase CGR3, which produces MSRRPSRRFGDGANIPFMGSLHPKARSSPLLSVGLVLVGAFLIIGYLYSGSGGSSSQDAVSKLEGGVSCTLEVQKALPILKKAYGDSMRKVLHVGPDTCSVVSALLKEEDTEAWGVEPYDLEDADSNCKSLVHRGIVRLADIKFPLPYRPKSFSLVIVSDALDYLSPKYLNRSLPELARVSAEGFVVFTGYPGQHRAKVAELSKFGRPAKLRSSSWWIRYFVQTSLEENEAATKKFEQAATKRSYKPACQVFHLKSYH; this is translated from the exons ATGTCAAGAAGGCCCTCCCGACGTTTTGGAGATGGTGCGAATATTCCATTTATGGGCTCCTTGCATCCCAAAGCTCGCTCGTCACCATTATTATCTGTTGGACTTGTGCTTGTG gGTGCATTTCTCATAATTGGGTATCTGTACAGTGGTTCAG GTGGATCTAGCAGTCAAGATGCCGTTAGTAAACTTGAAG GCGGTGTTTCATGCACATTAGAAGTTCAAAAAGCACTGCCTATTCTGAAGAAAGCATATGGGGACAGCATGCGTAAAGTACTGCATGTGGGCCCTGACACCTGTTCGGTGGTATCTGCATTACTAAAAGAAGAGGATACTGAAGCCTGGGGTGTGGAACCATATGACTTGGAGGATGCTGATAGCAACTGCAAGAGTCTAGTGCACAGAGGCATTGTTCGGCTGGCTGATATAAAGTTTCCTCTTCCCTACCGACCGAAATCATTTTCTCTAGTCATAGTTTCAGACGCATTGGATTATCTGTCACCAAAGTACCTAAACAGGTCTCTGCCGGAGTTGGCGAGGGTATCAGCTGAAGGTTTTGTCGTTTTTACTG GTTATCCAGGTCAGCATAGAGCTAAAGTGGCAGAGTTATCCAAATTTGGTCGACCA GCCAAACTGCGAAGCTCATCTTGGTGGATAAGGTACTTTGTGCAGACCAGCTTAGAAGAGAACGAAGCTGCTACTAAGAAGTTTGAGCAAGCTGCAACCAAGAGATCGTACAAGCCTGCCTGCCAAGTTTTCCACCTCAAATCGTACCATTGA
- the LOC131307277 gene encoding uncharacterized protein LOC131307277 encodes MDDHSFVVGQEFPDVKAFRSAIKEAAIAQHFELRIVKSDLIRYFAKCATEECPWRIRAVKLPNAPTFAIRSIEATHTCGKIAQNGHHQASVDWVVNFIEERLRDNINYKPKDILHDIHKQYGITIPYKQAWRAKERGLAAIYGSSEEAYCLLPLYCEQIKKSNPGSIAEVFTVGSDNRFHRLFASFYASIHGFLNGCLPIVGLGGIHLKSKYLGTLLSATSVDPDGGLFPLAFGVVDVENDESWMWFLSELHKALEVHSEKIPQLTFLLDGQKGIAESVRRKFPSSSHAFCMRHLSESIGKEFKNSRLVHLLWKAAYSTTTSGFKEKLLEIEEVSSEAAKWLQQFSPPHWALVYFEGIRYGHLSSNIEEFHRWILEARELPIIQVIEQVHSKLMAEFEERRAKSLLWVSMLTPSAENRLVEAISRGSTYQVLRSDEVEFEVLSAERSDIVNIGTHSCSCRDWQLYGIPCSHAVAALISSRKDVYAFTEKCFSVASFREAYAEDLNPIPWRIGWKKEGEAPPMYDDEMRVVRPPKFRRPPGRPEKKRICVEDLDRGKHTVRCSRCNQTGHYKTTCKAVAMNSIEQF; translated from the coding sequence ATGGATGATCACAGTTTTGTGGTTGGTCAAGAGTTCCCTGATGTCAAGGCCTTCCGGAGTGCAATTAAAGAAGCTGCAATTGCGCAACACTTTGAACTGCGTATTGTGAAAAGTGACCTGATTCGCTACTTTGCAAAGTGTGCCACTGAAGAATGTCCATGGCGCATCCGTGCTGTGAAGCTTCCTAATGCCCCCACCTTCGCAATACGAAGCATCGAGGCGACACATACTTGTGGGAAAATTGCTCAAAATGGGCATCATCAGGCTTCTGTGGATTGGGTAGTAAATTTCATAGAGGAAAGACTTCGTGATAACATAAATTACAAACCGAAGGACATTTTGCATGACATCCATAAACAGTACGGGATCACAATTCCCTATAAGCAAGCATGGCGTGCTAAGGAGCGTGGGCTTGCAGCAATATATGGCTCCTCTGAAGAAGCATATTGCCTCCTACCCTTGTATTGTGAACAAATAAAGAAATCAAACCCAGGAAGTATCGCAGAAGTTTTCACTGTTGGTTCAGATAACAGGTTTCATCGGCTCTTTGCATCGTTCTATGCTTCCATTCATGGCTTTCTAAATGGTTGTTTGCCTATTGTTGGCCTTGGGGGAATCCATCTTAAGAGCAAATATCTTGGCACCTTACTTTCAGCCACTTCGGTTGATCCAGATGGTGGGTTGTTTCCCCTTGCTTTCGGCGTTGTTGATGTTGAAAATGATGAGAGCTGGATGTGGTTCTTGTCAGAGTTACACAAAGCCCTGGAGGTGCACTCGGAGAAGATCCCACAGCTTACTTTTTTATTGGATGGTCAAAAGGGTATTGCAGAATCTGTAAGAAGGAAAttcccttcttcttctcatGCGTTTTGCATGCGGCACTTGAGTGAAAGCATTGGGAAAGAGTTCAAGAATTCTAGGCTTGTCCATCTTTTGTGGAAAGCTGCATACTCCACCACTACAAGTGGTTTTAAAGAGAAATTGCTAGAAATTGAGGAGGTTTCTTCTGAAGCTGCAAAGTGGCTTCAACAGTTTTCACCTCCTCATTGGGCATTAGTATATTTTGAGGGAATACGGTACGGTCATCTCTCCTCAAATATAGAGGAGTTCCACCGTTGGATTCTTGAAGCAAGGGAGCTACCCATAATTCAGGTGATTGAGCAGGTCCACAGTAAATTGATGGCTGAGTTTGAAGAACGGCGTGCGAAAAGTCTTTTGTGGGTTTCTATGCTTACCCCAAGTGCTGAGAATCGCTTGGTGGAGGCGATCAGCCGTGGTTCCACATATCAAGTCCTCCGATCGGACGAAGTAGAATTTGAGGTCCTATCGGCAGAAAGATCGGACATCGTGAATATTGGGACCCACAGTTGTTCCTGCCGTGATTGGCAGTTGTACGGAATTCCGTGCTCACATGCCGTTGCGGCTCTCATATCCTCTAGAAAAGACGTTTATGCCTTTACTGAGAAGTGCTTTAGTGTAGCTAGTTTCCGCGAGGCATACGCGGAGGATTTAAACCCTATTCCGTGGAGAATTGGTTGGAAGAAGGAAGGTGAGGCTCCTCCTATGTATGACGATGAGATGCGGGTTGTGCGGCCACCTAAGTTCCGCCGACCACCAGGACGGCCGGAAAAGAAGCGGATTTGTGTGGAGGACCTTGATCGCGGGAAGCATACTGTTCGTTGTAGCCGGTGCAACCAAACAGGACACTATAAGACCACTTGCAAAGCAGTGGCAATGAATAGTATAGAACAGTTTTAG